In the genome of Raphanus sativus cultivar WK10039 chromosome 4, ASM80110v3, whole genome shotgun sequence, one region contains:
- the LOC108850074 gene encoding uncharacterized protein LOC108850074 gives MKMELEFSAMWMVFLCICCSLMISYNRGIVEAAETLKNVEDLDIEQELKIINRPAVKIIKSIYGEEYGCVDFYKQPGFDHPSMMNHTFFHDKMRMSYPEGSTKHRREKLSKKHFGHLWENGLGCPIGTVPILRVTKVDLLRLKSLGGDSSNPRGSWNNTYEPMLSGNDHHFAVTRTKRKPKIYNGATMRAAIFTPPVEPNQISSTRLHIQIGSEFIQAGWTVNPLLYQGVITRLFVFTNAGGHQCYHSRCPDGAGMILVRADMAPGIPLVAQNIKGIQAIDIAINKDQTSGNWGLYVSNELIGFWPASRFKESSGTGVEWGGEVYSPLSSPSPPMGNGRFPVGNPHYDSYIRDISIIDENYKEDNTVKNTESYTDNSHGYKVRDSTETWWKVGHLVVYGGPGKI, from the exons ACCGTGGCATCGTCGAAGCGGCTGAGACATTAAAAAATGTTGAAGATTTGGACATAGAGCAAGAACTTAAGATTATTAACAGGCCTGCTGTTAAAATCATCAAG TCTATCTATGGTGAAGAGTATGGGTGCGTGGATTTCTACAAACAACCAGGATTTGACCACCCATCCATGATGAATCATACATTCTTCCATGACAAG ATGCGTATGTCATACCCGGAAGGATCAACAAAGCATAGGAGGGAGAAACTTAGTAAAAAACATTTTGGTCACTTATGGGAGAATGGTTTGGGTTGCCCTATTGGTACAGTTCCCATACTTAGAGTCACTAAAGTCGATCTCTTGAGATTGAAATCGCTGGGTGGTGACAGTTCTAATCCCCGAGGTTCATGGAACAATACTTATGAACCTATGCTTTCCGGTAATGACCATCAT TTTGCTGTGACACGGACAAAAAGGAAACCAAAGATTTACAATGGAGCGACCATGAGGGCAGCTATTTTTACTCCTCCGGTTGAACCGAATCAAATCAGCTCTACTCGATTGCACATTCAGATCGGAAGTGAATTCATTCAAGCAGGCTGGACT gtAAACCCCCTACTATACCAGGGAGTCATAACTCGGCTATTCGTTTTTACTAAT GCAGGAGGACATCAGTGTTATCATTCCAGATGTCCCGATGGAGCCGGAATGATATTGGTCCGTGCAGATATGGCTCCTGGAATACCTCTTGTTGCGCAAAACATAAAAGGCATACAAGCTATAGACATCGCCATAAACAAG GATCAAACCAGTGGGAACTGGGGTCTGTACGTGTCGAATGAATTAATTGGCTTCTGGCCAGCGAGCAGGTTCAAAGAGAGCTCCGGGACGGGGGTAGAATGGGGAGGTGAAGTGTACAGTCCTTTATCATCTCCAAGTCCTCCGATGGGTAACGGCCGTTTTCCGGTGGGGAACCCTCACTACGACTCATATATCCGTGATATCTCCATTATCGACGAAAACTATAAGGAAGATAATACTGTGAAGAACACGGAGAGTTATACGGACAACAGTCATGGTTATAAAGTGAGAGACTCGACAGAAACATGGTGGAAAGTAGGTCATCTTGTCGTTTATGGAGGCCCCGGTAAAATTTAG
- the LOC108848743 gene encoding glutamate--cysteine ligase, chloroplastic-like, with the protein MVSGLMIHVAHNKLLQDSLYIYIHMALLSKAGGVGGGAYTVPSAGPLCSKTRRTKAGSGGVDVLRMKDSSYYYYCSRRSLSTKSSVLNHSVSKRGNQLIVAASPPPTDEAVVATEPLSREDLIAYLASGCKSKDKWRIGTEHEKFGFEVNTLRPMKYDQIAELLNSIAERFEWEKVMEGDKIIGLKQVKISLPVPSISLEPGGQFELSGAPLETLHQTCAEVNSHLYQVKAVAEEMGIGFLGIGFQPKWRREDIPIMPKGRYDIMRNYMPKVGSLGLDMMLRTCTVQVNLDFSSEADMIRKFRAGLALQPIATALFANSPFTEGKPNGFLSMRSHIWTDTDKDRTGMLPFVFDDSFGFEQYVDYALDVPMYFAYRNKKYVDCTGMTFRQFLAGKLPCLPGELPTYNDWENHLTTIFPEVRLKRYLEMRGADGGPWRRLCALPAFWVGLLYDEDVLQSVLDMIADWTPVEREMLRNKVPVTGLKTPFRDGLLKHVAEDVLKLAKDGLERRGYKEAGFLNAVAEVVRTGVTPAENLLEMYNGEWGQSVDPVFQELLY; encoded by the exons ATGGTCTCCGGTTTAATGATCCACGTGGCTCACAATAAGTTGTTACAGgactctctatatatatatatacacatggcGCTCTTGTCTAAGGCAGGAGGAGTAGGAGGAGGAGCATACACTGTTCCTTCTGCTGGACCTCTATGCTCAAAGACTAGAAGAACGAAAGCAGGTTCTGGTGGTGTGGATGTGTTGAGGATGAAAGATAGCTCCTACTACTACTACTGCTCTAGGAGGAGTCTTTCTACCAAATCATCGGTGCTGAACCATTCTGTTAGTAAGAGAGGGAATCAGTTGATAGTTGCGGCTAGCCCTCCTCCTACGGATGAGGCTGTTGTTGCAACTGAGCCGCTGAGCAGAGAGGATCTCATTGCCTATCTTGCCTCTGGTTGCAAATCAAAGGATAAATGGAG AATAGGTACAGAACATGAGAAGTTTGGATTTGAGGTTAATACTCTGCGCCCTATGAAGTATGATCAGATAGCTGAGCTGCTTAACAGTATCGCTGAAAGGTTTGAGTGGGAGAAAGTTATGGAAGGTGACAAGATCATTGGTCTCAAACAGGTAAAAATATCTCTCCCTGT GCCTAGTATTTCACTTGAGCCTGGTGGTCAATTTGAGCTTAGTGGTGCTCCTCTTGAGACTCTGCATCAAACGTGTGCTGAAGTCAATTCACACCTTTATCAG GTTAAAGCTGTGGCAGAGGAAATGGGAATTGGTTTCTTGGGAATCGGTTTCCAGCCCAAATGGCGTAGGGAGGATATCCCCATCATGCCAAAG GGGAGGTACGACATTATGAGAAACTACATGCCCAAAGTTGGTTCCCTTGGACTTGATATGATGCTTCGAACGTGTACTGTTCAG GTTAATTTGGATTTTAGCTCAGAAGCTGATATGATCAGGAAGTTTCGTGCTGGTCTTGCGTTGCAACCT ATAGCAACGGCTTTATTTGCAAATTCACCTTTTACCGAAGGAAAACCAAACGGATTTCTCAGCATGAGAAG CCACATATGGACAGACACTGACAAGGACCGCACAGGAATGCTACCCTTTGTTTTCGATGACTCTTTCGG GTTTGAGCAGTATGTTGACTACGCACTTGATGTCCCTATGTACTTTGCCTACAGAAACAAGAAATACGTCGACTGCACTGGAATGACATTTCGG CAATTTTTGGCTGGAAAGCTTCCTTGTCTCCCTGGTGAACTACCAACATATAATGATTGGGAAAATCATCTGACAACAATATTCCCAGAG GTTCGGTTGAAGAGATATTTGGAGATGAGAGGTGCTGATGGAGGTCCCTGGAGGAGACTGTGCGCCCTTCCTGCTTTCTGG GTGGGTTTGTTATATGATGAGGACGTTCTCCAATCTGTATTGGATATGATTGCTGACTGGACTCCTGTAGAAAGAGAGATGCTAAGGAACAAA GTTCCGGTAACTGGTTTAAAGACTCCGTTTAGAGATGGTTTGTTGAAGCATGTCGCTGAAGATGTCCTGAAACTCGCAAAG GATGGTTTAGAGCGTAGAGGCTACAAGGAAGCTGGTTTCTTGAACGCTGTCGCTGAAGTGGTCAGAACAGGAGTTACGCCGGCAGAGAATCTCTTGGAAATGTACAATGGAGAATGGGGACAAAGCGTAGATCCTGTGTTCCAAGAACTGCTGTACTAA
- the LOC108852473 gene encoding glutamate--cysteine ligase, chloroplastic-like isoform X2, with amino-acid sequence MALVFSSCGLGAVMNLGALKTYVSYSDKKFLACKKSKIVASNQGTKTTASDSALVATEPLTKEDLIAFFSSGCKPKEMWRIGTEHEKIGFDVKTLRPITYEQITALLNGISERFDWDKVMETGTIIGLKQGMQSISLERGGQLELSGAALETLHQTYDELQSHLYQVKTIGEDLGIGFLGIGYEPKSSLEDATIVRKTRYDIIQDCFDRTGSGPDMGLKTCTVQVNLDYSSETDMIRKFRASLALQPIATALFANSPFSNGKPNGFLSLRSHTWIDIDKRRTGMIPFVFNDSFGFERYVEYALDVPMFFLHRNKSYLDCRGMTFRDFMSRKISHLSHEQPTINDWETHIGTIWPEVRLKRYLEMRGADGGSREMLCALPAFWVGLLYDEESLQTVLDMIADWTTEEREMLRTQVPVSGLKTMFRDGPLKHVAEDVLKLAKDGLERRNYKETGFLDAVAEVAITGVTPAEKLLNLYSGYWGQSVDPLFHEMQY; translated from the exons ATGGCGCTAGTATTCTCTTCTTGTGGGCTTGGTGCTGTAATGAACCTCGGTGCTTTGAAAACCTATGTTAGCTACTCAGACAAGAAATTTCTTGCTTGTAAAAAAAGCAAGATAGTTGCAAGCAACCAAGGGACAAAGACGACCGCAAGCGACTCTGCTCTAGTCGCGACTGAGCCACTTACTAAAGAAGATCTCATTGCCTTTTTTTCTTCTGGATGCAAACCAAAGGAAATGTGGAG GATCGGTACAGAACACGAGAAAATCGGTTTTGATGTCAAGACTTTGCGCCCTATCACATATGAACAAATAACTGCACTGCTTAATGGTATTTCTGAGAGATTTGATTGGGATAAGGTGATGGAGACTGGGACAATCATTGGTCTGAAACAG GGAATGCAAAGCATATCATTAGAACGAGGAGGCCAGCTAGAGCTAAGTGGAGCAGCTCTAGAGACTTTGCACCAAACTTATGATGAGCTCCAGTCACACCTTTACCAGGTGAAAACTATTGGTGAGGATTTGGGAATTGGTTTCCTTGGAATTGGTTATGAACCGAAATCTAGTCTTGAGGATGCAACCATTGTGCGCAAG ACGAGGTATGACATTATACAAGACTGTTTTGACAGAACTGGCTCAGGACCTGACATGGGTCTCAAGACGTGTACTGTTCAGGTCAATCTAGACTATAGTTCAGAAACCGATATGATCAGGAAATTTCGCGCTAGTCTAGCTTTGCAACCT ATTGCAACAGCTCTATTCGCAAACTCCCCTTTTAGTAATGGAAAACCAAATGGGTTTCTAAGTTTAAGAAG CCATACATGGATAGATATCGATAAGAGACGGACAGGAATGATACCTTTTGTGTTCAATGACTCATTCGG GTTTGAGCGGTATGTCGAATATGCACTTGATGTTCCAATGTTCTTCTTACACAGAAACAAAAGCTATCTCGATTGTAGAGGAATGACATTTCGG GATTTCATGTCCAGGAAAATTTCTCATCTATCTCATGAACAGCCCACCATTAACGACTGGGAAACCCATATAGGAACAATATGGCCAGAG GTTCGGTTAAAGAGATACTTGGAGATGAGAGGAGCTGATGGAGGTTCCAGGGAGATGTTGTGTGCCCTACCAGCTTTTTGG GTGGGTTTGCTATACGATGAGGAGTCTCTCCAAACTGTTCTTGATATGATAGCTGATTGGACTACTGAAGAAAGAGAGATGCTTAGGACACAA GTCCCAGTCTCTGGCCTTAAGACAATGTTTAGAGATGGTCCCTTAAAACATGTCGCAGAAGATGTCTTAAAGCTAGCAAAG GATGGTTTGGAGCGTAGAAACTACAAAGAAACTGGTTTCTTGGATGCTGTCGCCGAGGTAGCTATAACAG GTGTTACGCCTGCAGAGAAGCTCTTGAATTTGTATAGTGGATATTGGGGACAAAGCGTAGATCCTCTGTTTCATGAAATGCAATACTAA
- the LOC108852473 gene encoding glutamate--cysteine ligase, chloroplastic-like isoform X1 has translation MALVFSSCGLGAVMNLGALKTYVSYSDKKFLACKKSKIVASNQGTKTTASDSALVATEPLTKEDLIAFFSSGCKPKEMWRIGTEHEKIGFDVKTLRPITYEQITALLNGISERFDWDKVMETGTIIGLKQGMQSISLERGGQLELSGAALETLHQTYDELQSHLYQVKTIGEDLGIGFLGIGYEPKSSLEDATIVRKTRYDIIQDCFDRTGSGPDMGLKTCTVQVNLDYSSETDMIRKFRASLALQPIATALFANSPFSNGKPNGFLSLRSHTWIDIDKRRTGMIPFVFNDSFGFERYVEYALDVPMFFLHRNKSYLDCRGMTFRDFMSRKISHLSHEQPTINDWETHIGTIWPEVRLKRYLEMRGADGGSREMLCALPAFWVGLLYDEESLQTVLDMIADWTTEEREMLRTQVPVSGLKTMFRDGPLKHVAEDVLKLAKDGLERRNYKETGFLDAVAEVAITGNDLFLLSAESIGRISVYECPIFFWQNQVLRLQRSS, from the exons ATGGCGCTAGTATTCTCTTCTTGTGGGCTTGGTGCTGTAATGAACCTCGGTGCTTTGAAAACCTATGTTAGCTACTCAGACAAGAAATTTCTTGCTTGTAAAAAAAGCAAGATAGTTGCAAGCAACCAAGGGACAAAGACGACCGCAAGCGACTCTGCTCTAGTCGCGACTGAGCCACTTACTAAAGAAGATCTCATTGCCTTTTTTTCTTCTGGATGCAAACCAAAGGAAATGTGGAG GATCGGTACAGAACACGAGAAAATCGGTTTTGATGTCAAGACTTTGCGCCCTATCACATATGAACAAATAACTGCACTGCTTAATGGTATTTCTGAGAGATTTGATTGGGATAAGGTGATGGAGACTGGGACAATCATTGGTCTGAAACAG GGAATGCAAAGCATATCATTAGAACGAGGAGGCCAGCTAGAGCTAAGTGGAGCAGCTCTAGAGACTTTGCACCAAACTTATGATGAGCTCCAGTCACACCTTTACCAGGTGAAAACTATTGGTGAGGATTTGGGAATTGGTTTCCTTGGAATTGGTTATGAACCGAAATCTAGTCTTGAGGATGCAACCATTGTGCGCAAG ACGAGGTATGACATTATACAAGACTGTTTTGACAGAACTGGCTCAGGACCTGACATGGGTCTCAAGACGTGTACTGTTCAGGTCAATCTAGACTATAGTTCAGAAACCGATATGATCAGGAAATTTCGCGCTAGTCTAGCTTTGCAACCT ATTGCAACAGCTCTATTCGCAAACTCCCCTTTTAGTAATGGAAAACCAAATGGGTTTCTAAGTTTAAGAAG CCATACATGGATAGATATCGATAAGAGACGGACAGGAATGATACCTTTTGTGTTCAATGACTCATTCGG GTTTGAGCGGTATGTCGAATATGCACTTGATGTTCCAATGTTCTTCTTACACAGAAACAAAAGCTATCTCGATTGTAGAGGAATGACATTTCGG GATTTCATGTCCAGGAAAATTTCTCATCTATCTCATGAACAGCCCACCATTAACGACTGGGAAACCCATATAGGAACAATATGGCCAGAG GTTCGGTTAAAGAGATACTTGGAGATGAGAGGAGCTGATGGAGGTTCCAGGGAGATGTTGTGTGCCCTACCAGCTTTTTGG GTGGGTTTGCTATACGATGAGGAGTCTCTCCAAACTGTTCTTGATATGATAGCTGATTGGACTACTGAAGAAAGAGAGATGCTTAGGACACAA GTCCCAGTCTCTGGCCTTAAGACAATGTTTAGAGATGGTCCCTTAAAACATGTCGCAGAAGATGTCTTAAAGCTAGCAAAG GATGGTTTGGAGCGTAGAAACTACAAAGAAACTGGTTTCTTGGATGCTGTCGCCGAGGTAGCTATAACAGgtaatgatttatttttgttatcagCGGAAAGTATTGGTAGGATCAGTGTATATGAATGtcctatttttttttggcaaaaccAGGTGTTACGCCTGCAGAGAAGCTCTTGA